Part of the Aggregatilinea lenta genome, TTTTCCTTGCCGCCCGCATTCTTGAACAAGCGCCCGTCGATGGACATTTCCAGGTCGATGTGGTCGCCCTTCACCTGCAGGTGCTTCTTGCCGGTCAGCCACTCGATCAGGCGCTCATGCGACTGGTATACGGCTTTCCACGCCGCGACCGGATCGTCGTGCTCGACCTTGCACGCGCCGTAGAGAAAGTCCTCGTACTGGCGCAGCGACATACCCGCCGCCTGCGCGTATCCGAAGGTCGGGAACTGGGTCGTGCAGCGGCGCAGCTCTTTCGCCGCCTCACGCCGCATCTGGATCTGGATCAGCTCGCTGTGATACTGAGCGCGGGCGCGCTGGCGGTCCAGCGGGTAGCCGGACAGGGCGCGCGGGTTCTGCGAGGACTCGATGCGGATGATCGTCTCGCAGGTCTCGTACATCAGCTTGAGCATGGGGTTCACGGTCGACAACTGGTCCAGGCTGGCGCCGGATTCGAGCGCGACTTCGTCTTCCTGCTGCATCTGGATGTACACGAACGGCAGCCCGCCCGCGTTGAACGCCTCTTCGTACAGGGCCTGTGCGAGCGGCTGGGACTCAGGGCTGAGCGCGCGGATCAGGAGCTTCTCACCCGGTTGCAGCGCAAGCGAATAGTTGACCAGCACCTGCGCCATTGTTTGAATGCGGTTATCCATTAGAGCGTTGTTCCTCCGGCAGTTGTGAACTTAAACCGTATCGCAATAATGCCATTGGGCAGATTGTACCACGCTACCGGAGGTCGGGGTCCTACAGATCCGGCAGGTGGGCGCGATGCTTGACGAAGTCCAGCAGGCCGTTCCACACCGGGATCGCCTGCATGCGGATGGCCTCGCGCTGGTCCGGCGGGGTGTTCTCGAACAGGTTCGTGAGGCGCATCAGCAGCCGCAGCGCGCAGAAGACGTCCCAGAAGGCGCGATCGGGGATCGGGCCGGAAACGACCTCGTACTCGGCCAGAAACTGATCGCTCAGCGGCACGCCGTACGCGCCGAGCACTGCGCTGGCATAGCCGATGTCGAAGCGAGGATCGGCCAGCAGCGCGTTTTCCCAGCCGAGCACCGCGACGATGTGCACGCGGTCGCCCAGGACGTTGCCGAGCGTATAGTCGCCGTGCAGCACGGCATGCGGCAGCTCCTGCACGTCGCCGGCACGCGGCAGCAGCCAGTCGAGGATGGCGTCCATCTCCGACGTGCCGAACGCCCGCACGCGCGCCGCCAGCGAGTCGAAGGCATAACGGAACGGCAGAATCGCCAGGTCCGGCAGTTCTTCCCATTCCAGTTGGTGCAGCTGCGCCAGGGTCTGCGCGAAGGCCGGACCCACGCGCGCGAAAAAGGCGTGCGTCTGCCCCTCCTCGCCGTGCGCGTCGATGTGCTCGGACAGCATCAGCACCTCGCGCGAGGCGCGGCCCCAGCCCAGGTAATAGACGTCGGGCACGGGGAAGCCGACATCGCGCAGCGCCTGCATTACGCTGAAGGCGCGCGCAGCCTGGGACATAGCCGTCATCGGGTAGCGGGTGAGCATTACGCCCTGCGGCAGCATGGGATCGTCCAGCGCAAACGCGCGGTGGCGGTCGGAACGGCCCACGCCGAGCGGGATCGGCCACGTGGGCACGGTACGGCCAAAGGCCATGCGCAGAATATGATCGATTTCGGATTCGTAGTGAGTGTTCATCGGCGGCAGATTTTAGCGTGACCCGGCGCTTCCTCCCCTGGTCCCCGTCAAATGGGTAGTAGAAGCATACGCCAAGCATCAAGATCTGCAAAGTGGATGGGAAGCCATCGGTGATCAAGGGACAATTTTCAGCAAGCGCAAAATCCGAATATCAGTGCGCGATCCGTAGGGGCGGGGCTTGCTCCGCCCGTTGAGAGAAAGGCCGGGTATGGCAAGCCTTACCCCTACAGAAAAACGGCAGGACACATTCAGAAAATGACCGAGTCTATCTCTTAATCTGACAGAAATGGGGCATCGGGGCTGCTCCCTACTCCCCGCGCGCGAACCGGACCCAATCGTACGCCAGCGTCAGCGGACGCGCGTCCGCTGACATGCCCAGATCCGCCGCCGAGATCATGCCGTCCGCCGAGAGGGACAGAATCAGGTCGCCATTCACCCCCGCGATCACGTCCGCCGGGATGATAAGCGTCTGCTCGGACCAGTCGCCGGGCGCGGCGGTAAACTCGCCCAGCCGCGTGCCGTTGGCAACGACCTTCACCGTGCGCGCTTCCGCAAAGGCCGCCACACGCACGGTCAGCGTGTAGTCGCTGCCGTCCACAGGCAGATGCGCGTAGAGCAGCGCCTCCTCGATGCCGCCCGCCCAGCGCGCGCTGATCCCGCCCACGTCCTCGTGCGTATACCAGCCGTGCCCGATGAATCCCTCGTCGCCCGTCGCGCCCAGGTCGAGCGTGTACGCGCCCGGCGCGGATTCCGGCGGGGTGCGCGGCGGGCAGCCCTCCGGGTGGCTCGTGGTACGGTACAGGACCGCGTCATCCTCGACCGTCACGAAGCATAGCGACGGATGCCCGTTCATGAACGCCAGCGTTTCGAGCGCGCGCTCCGGCGTCAGCCAGCCCAGGTGCACCACCACATACCCGACCGGCCACTCGTCCACGATGCGCGCCAGCTCCCCGATATCCGGCCCGGTGCCGAGCGTCTGCGCACCCGTCAGGCCAGCGAACAGCGGCGAGGTCACGTAATACTCCTGCTTGTCCGGCGCGAAGCGGGCCAGCATCCCGCTGACCGTGCGCTTGTGGTGCGTGATGGCGTAGAACTGCGCGTCCGCGTGCGCGCCGACCTCGCGCCAGCCGCTGAACGGTCCCGTCGGCACGTCGATCACCACGTAGTCGTAGTTGGGGTCATTCTCCGCGCCCATCATCGTGTAAAAATCGTAGGCGCGCGGCGCGGGCGCGGACGGGAACGGGGCCAGCGCCCCCGCATCCAGCAGGAAGGCGAACACCAGCGCCCCGGCGAGCAGTCCGCGCGCGAATCCAGGCTGCACGCGCCGCAGCCAGGGATCGAACGTCAGCGCGGCGAACGCGATCAGCGCCAGCACAGCGGGCGGCGTGAAGCGCGCGGGCGTGCGCATCTGGCCCTCGGTCAGGTCGAACACGGCGCGGAAGGGCAGCGGGATTGTCTGCCCGGCCAGCGTGACCTCCGGCCCCAGCGCCAACACCAGCGGCGGGAGCGCGATCAGCAGCCAGAACCAGCGCATACGCGGACGGCGGCGCATCAGCAGCCCGGCAGCGACCAGCGGGATCAGCAGGCGGCCCAGGCTGCGGTCGCCCTCGCCCGGCTGGAGCAGCAGCGCCTCCGGCGGCAGGGAATAGGCGCGCAGCGTGTAATCGTCCGCCTGGACCAGATCGTCCGCATCATAGGCGAGCATCTGTCGCAGCGGGGCAACCACATAAGCCAGCGCCATCACGACGATTACGACCAGCGCGCCAAGCGCCACCAGCCGCGCGCGGACGGGCCGTGTCCGCACCTGGACCAGCGTGAGCAGCGCGTAAGGCCCCAGCAGCAGCGCCGCCCACAGCAGGACCAGCGGATCAGACAGCCACATGCCCCACAGCGCGCCGCCCAACGCCACCGCCCAACGCCATCGCCGCGTCACCGCGACGCGATCCCACAGCAGCAGCGCCAGCGGCAGCCAGAACACGCCGATCAGGTTGAGGTGCGCGCTGGCGGCATGGTCGAGCATGTAGGGTGTGAAGGCGAAGGCCGTGCCCCCGACCAGCGCACCCGTCCACCCGACACCCTGCCGCCGCAGGAACGCGGCCATCAGC contains:
- a CDS encoding aminopeptidase, which gives rise to MDNRIQTMAQVLVNYSLALQPGEKLLIRALSPESQPLAQALYEEAFNAGGLPFVYIQMQQEDEVALESGASLDQLSTVNPMLKLMYETCETIIRIESSQNPRALSGYPLDRQRARAQYHSELIQIQMRREAAKELRRCTTQFPTFGYAQAAGMSLRQYEDFLYGACKVEHDDPVAAWKAVYQSHERLIEWLTGKKHLQVKGDHIDLEMSIDGRLFKNAGGKENFPDGEIFTGPVEDSVNGWVRFTYPAYYQGNEVKGIELKFKDGLVVDAKAQANEEFLIATLDTDAGARRLGEFAIGTNRDIQQFTGSILFDEKIGGTVHMAVGQGYGETGSVNNSFVHWDMICDMRQGGEIIVDGELFYKNGEFVI
- a CDS encoding phosphotransferase family protein is translated as MNTHYESEIDHILRMAFGRTVPTWPIPLGVGRSDRHRAFALDDPMLPQGVMLTRYPMTAMSQAARAFSVMQALRDVGFPVPDVYYLGWGRASREVLMLSEHIDAHGEEGQTHAFFARVGPAFAQTLAQLHQLEWEELPDLAILPFRYAFDSLAARVRAFGTSEMDAILDWLLPRAGDVQELPHAVLHGDYTLGNVLGDRVHIVAVLGWENALLADPRFDIGYASAVLGAYGVPLSDQFLAEYEVVSGPIPDRAFWDVFCALRLLMRLTNLFENTPPDQREAIRMQAIPVWNGLLDFVKHRAHLPDL